The genomic window ATAATTAGCCAACAACataactattattattattccaATCTACTTCACGAAAAGCTCTTCTCTATAAGCTTCACAAACtcataaaaatcaatttttccaTCTCTATTCTCATCATAAACCTTAACCATCTTCCTACACTCCATCTTTGTACACTCATCGTATCCTAACAAACTCAACACATGTTTTAACTCATTTTCATCTATAAACCCATCCTGATTCTCATCAAATAACCTAAACGCCTCTTTAACTATCTCCTTACCCATCATCTCATTCTTCTCAAGCAAgtactcttctccttcttcaatcAAACATTCGTATAAAGCTTCCGAGTCATCGATTATCGCCTTGACTTCTTCCACGGACGTTTTGATATCTGCTCGATTTGGGACAACAACTTTCTTTATGATTGGGAGCTCGGTATTTTGCTTATTGTTTCTTATTGAGGTGAAGAGAATGTAGgcattagagaagaagagatggaaacgaaagggaaaagaagaagagaagtctTGAATTATCATCATGAGATTGAGAATGAATAAGAAGATGACAATGGTGAGGAGAGAGATTGGGCTAAGAAGAGACGAATCCTCCATATTGATCTAAATTTATGTGTGTGGAAtaccataaacaaaatttctatgaagcttttatttgtcttctttggtttcaaaGGTTGGATAATAAGTGTGTTGAGTTGGTCCTATTTTATAATTCCTAGTTAAGTATACGAAGACCAAAACATATCTTACTCACAAAGTCTGCGGAAAGAGTCTCCATGTAAATTGTTGAGAAACTTAccaaaggaaagaaaaatgcTACTTTAAAACTCACCGCAATTCAATTGAAAGTATTATATTCATACTTTTATACCTACCGAGAAAACCTAAGAAACTACCATCGACTCAAGCTTTCATTAATGATGATCATACTAATAAAAACTTAATGCTtgttattaataattaatctgtattttcatttcaaaattaatatatgttcttGAAAATGTTTGGCTTTTCAAGTAATAGGtggagtatatatatatatatatatatatatatatatat from Arabidopsis thaliana chromosome 3, partial sequence includes these protein-coding regions:
- a CDS encoding Calcium-binding EF-hand family protein (Calcium-binding EF-hand family protein; FUNCTIONS IN: calcium ion binding; INVOLVED IN: biological_process unknown; LOCATED IN: endomembrane system; EXPRESSED IN: 10 plant structures; EXPRESSED DURING: 9 growth stages; CONTAINS InterPro DOMAIN/s: EF-Hand 1, calcium-binding site (InterPro:IPR018247), EF-HAND 2 (InterPro:IPR018249), EF-hand-like domain (InterPro:IPR011992), Calcium-binding EF-hand (InterPro:IPR002048), EF-hand (InterPro:IPR018248); BEST Arabidopsis thaliana protein match is: Calcium-binding EF-hand family protein (TAIR:AT5G39670.1); Has 10704 Blast hits to 7592 proteins in 1081 species: Archae - 0; Bacteria - 18; Metazoa - 4225; Fungi - 2180; Plants - 2830; Viruses - 0; Other Eukaryotes - 1451 (source: NCBI BLink).) — encoded protein: MEDSSLLSPISLLTIVIFLFILNLMMIIQDFSSSFPFRFHLFFSNAYILFTSIRNNKQNTELPIIKKVVVPNRADIKTSVEEVKAIIDDSEALYECLIEEGEEYLLEKNEMMGKEIVKEAFRLFDENQDGFIDENELKHVLSLLGYDECTKMECRKMVKVYDENRDGKIDFYEFVKLIEKSFS